Proteins found in one archaeon genomic segment:
- a CDS encoding RtcB family protein, which yields MPMVDSIKQVSDVTWEIPTSYKQGMLVPSRIYATRKLLESMDSGVIEQVTNLACLPGIVRHAYAMADAHWGYGFPIGGVAAFELDSGVISPGGVGFDINCGMRLIRTNLRYSEVKSKVKELVDLMFRLVPAGVGVKGTLRLSEPQFEEVMKYGVKWCAENELAWEDDPSHVEEGGFIKGADPSKVSPQARSRGIGQLGTLGSGNHYLEIQVVDPSRFFDPNLAKHFGIVHEDQVVVMVHCGSRGFGHQVGSDYLRVFDGAMRKYNITVRDRELACAPFSSKEGGDYYGAMVCAANMAFANRQVIVHRVREAFSKVFHKDAEALDMGLVYDVCHNIAKVERHTFDKRTADLLVHRKGATRSFGPGHPDIPLPYRSIGQPVIIGGSMETGSYLLLGTQKAMEETFGSTAHGSGRTMSRTAARREVRGAELQKRMLERGIYVKAATMDGLAEEAGMAYKDISEVVETMDRAGISKKVVALRPIGNIKG from the coding sequence TTGCCCATGGTCGATTCCATCAAACAAGTCTCCGACGTGACCTGGGAGATCCCCACCTCGTACAAGCAGGGGATGCTCGTCCCTTCGCGGATCTACGCTACCAGGAAGCTCCTCGAGTCGATGGACTCGGGGGTCATCGAGCAGGTGACCAACCTCGCCTGTCTTCCGGGGATTGTCCGCCACGCCTACGCCATGGCCGACGCCCACTGGGGCTACGGGTTCCCAATAGGCGGCGTTGCCGCTTTCGAACTTGATTCGGGCGTGATTTCGCCCGGCGGGGTCGGATTTGACATAAATTGCGGTATGCGTCTCATACGCACAAATTTACGCTATTCTGAGGTCAAATCCAAGGTAAAAGAACTGGTAGACCTGATGTTCAGGCTCGTCCCGGCCGGAGTGGGCGTAAAGGGGACTCTCCGTCTCTCCGAGCCCCAGTTCGAGGAGGTAATGAAGTACGGAGTCAAGTGGTGCGCCGAGAACGAGCTCGCCTGGGAGGACGACCCCTCGCACGTGGAAGAGGGCGGCTTCATCAAGGGCGCCGACCCGTCCAAGGTCAGCCCCCAGGCCCGAAGCCGCGGGATCGGACAGCTCGGGACCCTCGGCTCCGGCAACCACTACCTCGAGATCCAGGTCGTGGACCCCTCTCGGTTCTTCGACCCAAACCTCGCAAAGCACTTCGGGATCGTCCACGAGGACCAGGTCGTGGTGATGGTCCACTGCGGAAGCCGCGGCTTCGGGCACCAGGTCGGTAGCGACTACCTCCGGGTCTTCGACGGCGCGATGCGCAAGTACAACATCACAGTCCGCGACCGCGAGCTGGCCTGCGCCCCCTTCTCCTCCAAGGAGGGCGGGGACTACTACGGGGCCATGGTCTGCGCCGCAAACATGGCCTTCGCCAACCGCCAGGTGATCGTCCACCGCGTCAGGGAGGCCTTCTCCAAGGTCTTCCACAAGGACGCAGAGGCTCTCGACATGGGACTAGTCTACGACGTCTGCCACAACATCGCCAAGGTAGAGCGCCACACCTTCGACAAGAGGACCGCCGACCTCCTCGTCCACCGCAAGGGCGCGACCCGGAGCTTCGGCCCCGGGCACCCGGACATACCCCTACCCTACCGCTCCATCGGCCAGCCGGTGATCATCGGTGGGTCCATGGAGACCGGCTCCTACCTCCTCCTAGGGACGCAGAAGGCGATGGAGGAGACCTTCGGCTCGACCGCCCACGGCTCGGGGAGGACGATGTCTAGGACGGCAGCCAGGCGCGAGGTCCGGGGCGCGGAGCTTCAGAAGAGGATGCTGGAGCGGGGGATATACGTCAAGGCGGCGACGATGGACGGCCTCGCGGAGGAGGCAGGCATGGCCTACAAGGACATCTCCGAGGTCGTCGAGACGATGGACAGGGCTGGCATCTCCAAGAAGGTCGTAGCCCTGAGGCCTATAGGCAACATCAAGGGCTGA
- a CDS encoding archease yields the protein MPHRFLPDVALADIAFEATSDSLSGLFEACALALTDIMVDPSTLRAAKSKEVTLNAEDRERLLYDFLTELIVVKDVDSLLFKEVKVTLTKDGGALKASLRGEPIDRVRHTLRNDVKAVTMHMFSIVNTPEGWKATVVLDI from the coding sequence GTGCCCCACAGGTTCCTCCCAGACGTCGCCCTCGCCGACATCGCCTTCGAGGCCACCTCCGATTCTCTTTCTGGACTCTTCGAGGCCTGCGCCCTTGCGCTCACTGACATCATGGTCGATCCCTCTACCCTCCGTGCAGCCAAGTCGAAAGAGGTCACTTTGAATGCCGAGGACCGAGAGCGCCTGCTCTACGACTTTCTCACCGAACTCATAGTCGTCAAAGACGTGGACTCGCTCCTATTCAAGGAGGTCAAGGTCACGCTGACAAAAGATGGCGGCGCCCTCAAGGCCTCATTGCGAGGAGAACCAATCGACAGAGTTCGGCACACCCTTCGCAATGATGTCAAGGCCGTGACAATGCACATGTTCAGCATCGTCAACACTCCTGAAGGCTGGAAGGCTACGGTGGTCCTCGACATTTGA
- a CDS encoding lipoate--protein ligase family protein, which translates to MKARLLDLTLEDPYSNLALEEALLVEFSEPTVRVWDSQVSVVVGRGQLASHETDLDYCRAKGIPVVRRMSAGGAVYNGPGNTNWSFLVGRRSEVVGPSAGAKDVFEAFARVLVRALKSCGLACEFKPPNSLVTGKGKVSGMAAYVAKEAVLCHGTLLREADLEEVQRLTKPKDEKLERRYPRSNFTRVANCGLLRSEFVGALGREGTFELKAGRLTALEEERLKGLREKYASDGWNLGDPFT; encoded by the coding sequence ATGAAGGCGAGGCTTCTGGACCTCACCCTGGAGGACCCGTACTCGAACCTCGCCCTTGAGGAGGCGCTGTTGGTCGAGTTCTCCGAACCGACGGTCAGGGTGTGGGACAGTCAGGTTTCGGTGGTGGTGGGGAGAGGGCAGCTGGCGTCGCATGAGACCGACCTCGACTATTGCAGGGCAAAGGGGATACCGGTCGTGAGGAGGATGAGCGCTGGCGGGGCGGTGTACAACGGGCCGGGGAACACGAACTGGTCGTTCCTCGTGGGCAGGAGGAGCGAGGTCGTCGGGCCCTCGGCGGGTGCAAAGGACGTTTTCGAGGCGTTTGCAAGAGTCTTGGTCAGGGCTCTGAAGTCTTGCGGCCTTGCCTGCGAGTTCAAGCCGCCGAACAGCCTGGTCACCGGGAAAGGGAAGGTGAGCGGAATGGCTGCGTACGTCGCCAAGGAGGCTGTGTTGTGCCACGGGACACTGCTCAGGGAGGCCGACCTGGAAGAGGTCCAGAGGCTGACCAAGCCCAAGGACGAGAAGCTGGAGAGGCGTTATCCCAGGAGCAACTTCACTCGAGTGGCCAACTGCGGACTCTTGAGGAGCGAGTTCGTCGGAGCGCTGGGCAGAGAAGGGACGTTCGAACTGAAGGCGGGGCGTCTGACTGCTCTCGAGGAAGAGAGGCTCAAGGGCCTCAGGGAGAAGTACGCGAGCGACGGCTGGAACCTGGGCGACCCGTTCACTTGA
- a CDS encoding aminotransferase class I/II-fold pyridoxal phosphate-dependent enzyme → MRDPTSFLKAEYDDLVRQEIDWRLRVLGGPSSPWCMVDGKKVLMFCSNNYLGLSNHPKLKEAAIEAVKTYGAGSGSVRPIAGNMDLHMELERRLAAFKGAEASLVYQTGFAANAGLIPQLAGKGDLVISDELNHGSIIDGVRLSHAERGVYKHADSEDLARVLAEAEKASPSYQRILIITDGVFSMDGDIAPLDKIADLAEEHGAMLYVDDAHGEGVLGEGGRGIVAFFKLPRQKVQVEMGTFSKAFGVVGGHVSGSTDLRNFAYNKSRTWLLSGSHPPAVVAACLAAIDVLETEPQHVLKLWANTRRFKKAMEDLGFDVGKSRTPITPVMVGDSGAAKRLSARLFELGVFALPIVYPMVGQGKARIRTIMNAALSDSDVDFAVNAFEKAGKELGLIK, encoded by the coding sequence ATGCGCGACCCAACCTCGTTCCTGAAGGCGGAGTACGACGACCTCGTCCGACAGGAGATTGACTGGAGGCTCCGCGTGCTGGGCGGCCCGAGCTCCCCCTGGTGCATGGTCGACGGCAAGAAGGTCCTGATGTTCTGCTCCAACAACTACCTTGGACTCAGCAACCACCCCAAGCTCAAGGAGGCTGCGATCGAGGCAGTCAAGACCTACGGCGCCGGCTCAGGGTCCGTGCGCCCCATCGCGGGAAACATGGACCTCCACATGGAGCTCGAGAGGCGCCTCGCGGCCTTCAAGGGCGCCGAGGCTTCGCTGGTCTACCAGACGGGCTTCGCGGCCAACGCCGGCCTGATCCCCCAGCTTGCCGGCAAGGGCGACCTTGTCATCAGCGACGAGCTAAACCATGGGAGCATCATCGACGGGGTCCGCCTCTCCCACGCTGAGAGGGGCGTCTACAAGCACGCCGACTCCGAGGACCTCGCGCGCGTCCTCGCAGAGGCCGAGAAGGCCTCCCCCTCGTACCAGAGAATCCTGATAATCACTGACGGCGTCTTCTCAATGGACGGCGACATCGCACCCCTCGACAAGATCGCGGACCTCGCCGAAGAGCACGGGGCGATGCTCTACGTCGACGACGCCCACGGCGAGGGCGTGCTGGGCGAAGGGGGAAGGGGCATAGTCGCTTTCTTCAAGCTCCCGAGGCAGAAGGTCCAAGTCGAGATGGGCACCTTTTCGAAAGCCTTCGGAGTCGTCGGGGGCCATGTCTCCGGCTCGACCGACCTCAGGAACTTCGCATACAACAAGTCAAGGACCTGGCTCTTGAGCGGCTCACACCCGCCAGCCGTCGTCGCGGCCTGCCTCGCGGCCATCGACGTCCTCGAAACAGAACCCCAGCACGTCCTGAAGCTCTGGGCCAACACGCGCAGGTTCAAGAAAGCTATGGAGGACCTGGGTTTCGACGTCGGGAAGAGCCGCACCCCGATCACCCCGGTAATGGTTGGGGACAGCGGTGCAGCGAAGAGGCTGTCAGCGCGCCTCTTCGAATTGGGAGTCTTCGCGCTTCCGATCGTCTACCCGATGGTCGGGCAAGGAAAGGCCAGGATCAGGACCATCATGAACGCGGCCCTGTCCGACTCTGACGTTGACTTCGCCGTCAACGCCTTCGAGAAGGCCGGGAAGGAACTCGGCCTGATCAAGTGA
- a CDS encoding NAD-dependent epimerase/dehydratase family protein, whose product MSPRVLVTGAAGQIGAELVPLLRSKYGKDNVVAGLHRAQGIPALKDGPTIQLDISDPSALAAAVNENKIDTLYHLAALLSATGEKDPQLAWRINMDGLRNVLEVARNAKLSRVFWPSSIAVYGPDAPRTSAPQSAALNPTTMYGVTKVAGELLCNYYFLKYDLDVRVLRYPGLISSESPPGGGTTDYAVEIFYEALKKGSYSCFLREDTVLPMMYMPDALEGTVGFMEADHSRVPRHLGYNLAAISFSAGDLASEIKRHIQTFTISYAPDSRQKIADSWPMSIDDAEARRDWGWAHKFDLGRMTSDMLQKLGPRLAAKDV is encoded by the coding sequence TTGTCTCCCAGGGTCCTCGTGACCGGAGCCGCCGGACAGATAGGCGCCGAACTAGTCCCCCTCCTCCGCTCAAAGTACGGAAAGGACAACGTTGTCGCGGGGCTCCACAGAGCCCAGGGCATCCCCGCCTTGAAAGACGGCCCGACCATCCAGCTCGACATCTCCGACCCCTCTGCCCTCGCCGCCGCGGTCAATGAGAACAAGATCGACACTCTCTACCACCTCGCCGCCCTTCTCTCCGCGACCGGCGAGAAGGACCCACAGCTCGCATGGCGCATCAACATGGACGGCCTCCGCAACGTCCTTGAGGTCGCCCGGAACGCCAAGCTCTCGAGGGTCTTCTGGCCCAGCTCCATCGCCGTCTACGGCCCGGACGCCCCAAGGACCTCCGCCCCCCAGAGCGCAGCCCTCAACCCCACCACGATGTACGGGGTCACAAAGGTCGCCGGCGAGCTCCTCTGCAACTACTACTTCCTGAAGTATGACCTCGACGTCCGGGTCCTCCGCTACCCGGGCCTCATCAGCAGCGAGTCCCCCCCGGGAGGAGGTACGACCGACTACGCCGTCGAGATCTTCTATGAGGCCCTCAAGAAGGGGTCTTACTCCTGTTTCCTCCGAGAGGACACAGTCCTCCCCATGATGTACATGCCAGACGCCCTCGAAGGCACCGTCGGCTTCATGGAGGCCGACCACTCCAGGGTCCCGAGGCACCTCGGATACAACCTTGCCGCCATCAGCTTCTCAGCCGGAGACCTCGCCTCTGAGATCAAGCGCCACATCCAGACCTTCACAATCTCCTATGCGCCCGACTCCCGCCAGAAGATCGCCGACTCCTGGCCGATGTCCATCGACGACGCGGAGGCCCGCCGCGACTGGGGCTGGGCCCACAAGTTCGACCTCGGCAGGATGACCTCCGACATGCTCCAGAAGCTCGGCCCACGCCTCGCGGCGAAAGACGTTTAG
- a CDS encoding Lrp/AsnC ligand binding domain-containing protein, protein MERAIVLVNLSPGSEEQSLAALKEMPGIKSVYQLYGLYDLLVMVEGNDDQAVKSIIADNLRSKPGVVSTITMKILS, encoded by the coding sequence ATGGAGCGCGCGATAGTCCTAGTCAACCTCAGCCCCGGCTCAGAGGAGCAGAGCCTCGCCGCCTTGAAGGAGATGCCCGGCATCAAGTCGGTCTACCAGCTCTACGGGCTCTACGACCTCCTCGTCATGGTCGAGGGGAACGACGACCAGGCCGTAAAGTCGATAATCGCTGACAACCTCAGGTCCAAGCCCGGGGTCGTGTCGACGATCACGATGAAGATTCTCTCCTAG
- the hisS gene encoding histidine--tRNA ligase has protein sequence MRTDLSLPRGIRDIEPEDYAIQSRIQRAFEEVAGLYNFQMMEPAPIEHVSILGAKSGADVEREIYAFKDKGGRDVGLRFDLTVGMTRYACSRRDLKPPVKLAALAGVWRYDEPQHARYRWFRQWDLEIFGPRSVGADAEVIEATSRLFEKLGLKGFKVSVGDRRVVEEFITRNLGVATQRAPELMRALDKAQKRSLPELKSEYTKKGFESKQIESLFELGRTSGPPAKVISKLEELKLDVSSLAELKDSLSHRGVSNFEFNLGVVRGIDYYTGIVFEVYDGDHPDLGSLAGGGRYDLLPKTFGRDDLSATGAAGGMERIALSLAGKGGPKRSLVYVAFAGPSAWKHALGIQRQLREEGIQTDASFQERPLSKQLEDASRMGASWAVIIGEKEISARKVTLRDMSSRGEEALTLASAVKRILGS, from the coding sequence ATTAGGACGGACCTATCCTTACCCCGCGGAATCAGGGACATCGAGCCCGAGGACTATGCGATCCAGTCGAGGATCCAGCGCGCCTTCGAGGAAGTCGCGGGCCTCTACAACTTCCAGATGATGGAGCCCGCCCCCATAGAACACGTCTCGATCCTAGGGGCGAAGAGCGGGGCGGACGTCGAGCGCGAGATCTACGCCTTCAAGGACAAGGGGGGTCGCGACGTGGGCCTCCGTTTCGACCTTACCGTAGGGATGACCCGCTACGCATGCTCCAGGCGCGACCTGAAGCCTCCCGTCAAGCTCGCCGCCCTTGCAGGAGTCTGGAGGTACGACGAGCCGCAGCACGCAAGGTACCGCTGGTTCAGGCAGTGGGACCTCGAGATCTTCGGGCCCAGGAGCGTGGGCGCAGACGCAGAAGTAATCGAAGCCACCTCCCGCCTATTCGAGAAACTCGGTCTCAAGGGCTTCAAGGTCTCCGTGGGAGACCGGAGAGTCGTGGAAGAGTTCATCACCCGCAACCTCGGCGTAGCCACTCAGAGGGCGCCGGAACTGATGAGGGCCCTCGACAAGGCCCAGAAGCGGAGCCTCCCCGAGCTCAAGTCAGAGTACACTAAGAAGGGCTTCGAATCGAAGCAGATCGAGTCGCTGTTCGAGCTCGGCCGCACCTCAGGCCCGCCCGCCAAGGTCATTTCAAAGCTCGAGGAGCTCAAGCTCGACGTCTCCTCCCTGGCCGAGCTCAAGGACTCTCTCTCCCACAGGGGGGTCTCGAACTTCGAGTTCAACCTCGGGGTCGTGAGGGGCATTGACTACTACACTGGGATCGTCTTCGAGGTCTACGACGGAGACCACCCCGACCTCGGCTCTCTCGCCGGGGGCGGGAGGTACGACCTCCTCCCCAAGACCTTCGGGCGGGACGACCTCTCCGCCACCGGTGCCGCCGGCGGTATGGAGCGGATCGCGCTCTCCCTCGCTGGTAAGGGAGGCCCGAAGAGGTCCCTCGTCTACGTGGCCTTCGCCGGACCTTCCGCATGGAAGCACGCGCTCGGCATCCAACGCCAGCTTAGGGAGGAAGGGATCCAGACCGACGCGTCATTCCAGGAGAGGCCCCTCTCCAAGCAGCTCGAGGACGCCAGCAGGATGGGCGCCTCGTGGGCCGTGATCATAGGCGAGAAGGAGATTTCAGCGCGCAAGGTGACCCTGAGGGACATGTCCTCCAGAGGGGAAGAGGCGCTGACCCTGGCCTCAGCAGTGAAGCGGATCCTGGGCTCGTAG
- a CDS encoding replication factor C small subunit — MWVEKYRPQKLEEVANQKAIKSRLSSLLARKEELPHLLFAGPPGSGKTTTALIVAKQVLGEHWADYTLMLNASDERGIDTVREKVKVFARFVDRREGVPFRLVVLDESDEMTRDSQNALRRIMEEYSKYTRFVLVCNYSSGIIEAIQSRCAIFRFQRLDEESVVEHLKAIAKKESLAYADDSVFASVFEATQGDLRQAINLLQAASSSGELTQDSVKTVSGSSVRSRVGEIITLAMGGNFEGARTKMVELTRVYGIPERDFLRFANEVVTSMEVDDLAKAVEILAEYDFRLVQGSQPELQLTAMLAQLSKLKKKGD; from the coding sequence ATGTGGGTCGAGAAGTATCGCCCCCAGAAGCTCGAAGAAGTCGCAAACCAGAAAGCCATCAAGTCGAGGCTCTCCTCTCTCCTCGCTCGCAAGGAAGAGCTCCCTCACCTATTGTTCGCAGGGCCGCCCGGGTCAGGGAAGACTACCACAGCCCTCATCGTCGCGAAGCAGGTCCTCGGCGAGCACTGGGCCGACTACACGCTGATGCTCAACGCGAGCGACGAGCGCGGCATCGACACTGTCAGGGAGAAGGTCAAGGTCTTCGCGAGGTTCGTCGACCGGCGCGAGGGGGTCCCCTTCCGGCTCGTGGTCCTCGACGAATCCGACGAAATGACCCGCGACTCGCAGAACGCCCTCCGGAGGATCATGGAGGAGTACTCAAAGTATACCCGTTTCGTCCTGGTCTGCAATTACTCATCGGGCATCATTGAAGCGATCCAGAGCCGCTGCGCGATCTTCAGATTCCAGCGCCTAGACGAGGAGTCGGTCGTCGAGCACTTGAAGGCGATAGCGAAGAAAGAGAGCCTCGCCTACGCTGACGACTCGGTCTTCGCCTCGGTCTTCGAGGCTACCCAGGGGGACCTCAGGCAGGCGATCAACCTTCTCCAGGCCGCATCCTCATCAGGCGAGCTGACACAAGACTCGGTCAAGACAGTCTCCGGGTCGAGCGTGCGGTCCAGGGTCGGCGAGATAATCACCCTTGCGATGGGCGGGAACTTCGAAGGCGCCCGAACTAAGATGGTCGAGCTGACGCGCGTCTACGGCATCCCCGAGCGGGACTTCCTTCGCTTCGCGAACGAGGTGGTCACCTCGATGGAGGTCGACGACCTTGCCAAGGCGGTCGAGATACTCGCAGAGTACGACTTCCGCCTCGTCCAGGGCTCCCAGCCCGAACTCCAGCTTACTGCGATGCTGGCCCAGCTCTCCAAGCTGAAGAAGAAGGGCGATTAG
- a CDS encoding ABC transporter ATP-binding protein, with translation MLSVESVSSGYGKLRILNEVSLSAGPGELTVVVGPNGSGKSTLLKTIAGLIALQGGSISLDGQVISRLAPHVIARSGVAYLPQTESVFTNLTVSENFRMAGYTIKRADLDARIQESMAFFPRLASFVGEKAVNLSGGERQMVAMTMALIRKPKVVMFDEPTANLSPKIATEVLSTVRSLAKDKGLTVVLVEQNAKKALEMGDKAYLLVGGKNVYQGTAAELLAHKELAQLYLGLRVA, from the coding sequence TTGCTGAGCGTCGAATCCGTCTCCTCCGGATACGGGAAGCTCAGGATCCTCAACGAGGTCTCGCTTAGTGCGGGCCCCGGCGAGTTGACCGTCGTGGTGGGGCCCAACGGGTCGGGAAAGAGCACACTCCTGAAGACGATCGCGGGCTTGATCGCCCTTCAGGGCGGGAGCATCAGCCTCGACGGCCAGGTCATCTCGCGTCTCGCACCTCACGTCATAGCGCGTTCAGGGGTCGCATATCTCCCTCAGACAGAGAGTGTCTTCACGAACCTGACCGTCTCGGAGAACTTCAGGATGGCCGGATACACGATCAAACGCGCGGACCTCGACGCTCGGATCCAAGAGTCCATGGCGTTCTTCCCCAGGCTCGCCTCCTTCGTCGGGGAGAAGGCAGTGAACCTGAGCGGCGGGGAGAGGCAGATGGTCGCGATGACCATGGCCCTGATCAGAAAGCCAAAGGTTGTGATGTTCGACGAACCGACGGCCAACCTCTCTCCCAAGATCGCCACTGAGGTCCTCTCCACCGTCAGGAGCCTCGCGAAGGACAAGGGCCTGACCGTCGTGCTGGTCGAGCAAAACGCGAAGAAGGCGCTCGAGATGGGAGACAAGGCGTACCTTCTAGTCGGAGGGAAGAACGTCTACCAGGGGACCGCTGCCGAGCTACTGGCACACAAGGAACTGGCCCAGTTATACCTGGGGCTCAGGGTTGCATGA
- a CDS encoding ABC transporter ATP-binding protein produces the protein MGCGHRRGHLHNHTLTIGLHPFFVRSRLNYALEARGLTKAFGNLKALDDVSLGVQEKTITILIGPNGSGKTTLINVIGGLYHQDAGSVFYAGRDITGLPAHKVYEAGLVRTFQIPSLFGKLTVLENLLVARKKNPGESFVNSLLKNRWQGAEANSVERAINILKLLGITKNWDKPASTLSGGQMKLLEIGRALMSDAQMLLLDEPISGINPTLAHEIFEKLVTLRDTLGLTFFIVEHRLDIAMKYVDTVIAMAYGKVVTSGDPQEVMKDPRLVEAYLGG, from the coding sequence ATGGGCTGTGGCCACCGACGCGGTCACCTTCACAACCACACCTTAACAATCGGACTCCACCCCTTTTTTGTACGGTCTCGCTTGAATTACGCGCTGGAAGCACGGGGTCTGACGAAGGCCTTCGGAAACCTGAAGGCCCTCGACGATGTCTCGCTTGGCGTTCAGGAAAAGACAATCACGATACTCATAGGCCCTAACGGCTCCGGCAAGACCACCTTGATCAACGTCATCGGCGGCCTATACCATCAGGACGCGGGCAGCGTCTTCTACGCAGGGAGGGACATCACGGGCCTTCCTGCACACAAGGTGTATGAGGCTGGCCTCGTCCGGACATTCCAGATTCCTTCCCTGTTCGGCAAACTCACCGTCCTCGAGAACCTTCTCGTCGCTAGGAAGAAGAACCCTGGGGAGTCCTTCGTCAACTCTCTGCTGAAGAACCGCTGGCAGGGTGCAGAGGCAAACTCAGTGGAGCGTGCGATTAACATCCTCAAGTTGCTCGGCATCACAAAGAACTGGGACAAGCCAGCATCAACCCTCAGCGGGGGGCAGATGAAACTCCTAGAAATCGGGAGGGCCCTGATGAGCGACGCTCAGATGCTCCTTCTCGACGAGCCGATATCAGGAATAAACCCGACGCTCGCACACGAGATCTTCGAGAAGCTGGTAACCCTCCGGGACACGTTGGGCCTCACCTTCTTCATCGTAGAGCACAGGCTCGACATAGCGATGAAGTACGTCGACACAGTGATCGCGATGGCCTATGGCAAGGTGGTCACGAGCGGCGACCCCCAAGAAGTGATGAAGGATCCGAGGCTGGTCGAGGCCTACCTTGGAGGCTAG
- a CDS encoding ABC transporter substrate-binding protein, producing MKRKGASTSSLIGVLIVGLLIGAGIIYAAAPSLGLASTVTVGGGTSTTTTTKTVNAGLSGEIMLGDLVALTGSLSDQGARDKPAVDMAVADVNAYLTAAGITSYHFAVTHEDSATDVNTVQSAVQDLASKGIKVFIGPEWSGGALQILPYATTNHLVLISQSSTSAKLSYANRGPLFRVIPSDSAQGAALGRLATTLGFTHLVMLHVHDSYGDGLANATVARFTALGGIATNDVQWPENNNDFSSLLTTINNEVTAAINDAGGNSSKVAVDAIGFEEVATLMQQLGNTSAALSVTWLGSDGEATLSSFVQGATGPLSEQVKLISTVYAPPSTSVFSTFSSRYQAAYGQNPGGYGGSTYDAVWVAALSIIAAGSYDGAAVAKQVPLITNHMFGNSGWLGLDQFGDLIPVAYNIWVVHDVNGTATWVTAGQWAVATDAVTFTTTP from the coding sequence TTGAAAAGAAAAGGGGCATCTACAAGTTCACTTATTGGAGTACTGATTGTAGGTCTTCTCATCGGCGCCGGCATAATCTATGCCGCCGCACCATCGCTCGGTCTTGCGAGCACAGTCACGGTCGGAGGCGGAACCTCGACCACCACAACCACCAAGACTGTCAACGCCGGACTCTCGGGCGAAATCATGCTCGGGGACCTCGTCGCTCTGACGGGCAGTCTTTCCGATCAGGGAGCGAGGGACAAGCCGGCCGTCGACATGGCGGTCGCCGACGTCAACGCCTACCTGACAGCCGCAGGGATCACATCCTACCACTTCGCGGTGACGCACGAGGACTCTGCCACAGACGTCAACACCGTCCAATCGGCGGTCCAGGACCTTGCAAGCAAGGGCATCAAGGTCTTCATCGGGCCAGAATGGAGCGGGGGCGCGCTGCAGATCCTCCCATACGCTACCACGAACCACCTAGTTCTGATCAGCCAGTCGTCCACCTCAGCCAAGCTTTCGTACGCGAACAGAGGTCCGTTGTTCAGGGTCATTCCTAGCGACTCTGCTCAGGGCGCCGCCCTCGGCAGGCTTGCCACGACCTTGGGCTTCACTCACCTCGTCATGCTTCACGTGCACGACAGCTACGGCGACGGCCTGGCCAATGCGACAGTTGCTCGCTTCACCGCCCTCGGCGGAATCGCGACCAACGATGTCCAGTGGCCTGAGAACAACAACGACTTCTCATCTCTTCTTACCACCATCAACAACGAAGTGACGGCGGCGATCAACGATGCTGGCGGAAACTCCAGCAAGGTCGCAGTCGACGCTATCGGTTTCGAAGAAGTTGCGACGCTGATGCAACAGCTCGGCAACACTTCGGCTGCCTTGAGCGTGACATGGCTCGGCTCTGACGGAGAGGCGACGCTCTCGTCCTTCGTCCAAGGAGCAACCGGCCCGCTCTCTGAGCAGGTGAAACTGATCAGCACCGTCTACGCGCCTCCTTCGACTAGCGTCTTCAGCACATTCTCTTCGAGATACCAGGCAGCGTATGGACAGAACCCCGGCGGATACGGTGGTTCCACCTACGACGCAGTCTGGGTAGCCGCTCTAAGTATCATCGCAGCGGGCTCGTACGACGGCGCAGCAGTCGCCAAGCAAGTCCCGCTCATCACCAACCACATGTTCGGCAATTCTGGCTGGCTCGGACTGGACCAGTTCGGAGACCTGATACCTGTCGCGTACAACATCTGGGTCGTCCACGATGTCAACGGTACTGCGACTTGGGTAACCGCGGGTCAATGGGCTGTGGCCACCGACGCGGTCACCTTCACAACCACACCTTAA